A region from the Kribbella shirazensis genome encodes:
- a CDS encoding SulP family inorganic anion transporter, with protein MSARPVLRWLWSIRPERQHLRADVIAGVPGAISSVPNGMASAALIGVNPIHGLYASFAGPVAGGFATSSQLMVVTTTTAAALAAGSALEGVDAADRPQALLLLTIIAGLVMIAAGVARLGRYTRFVSHSVMTGFLTGISVNILLSQLPGLTGAYAAGELAVAKAVDLVFHPARIDVPSLLAGLAALGILIGLSRTRLAAVSALVALAVPTAGLVIAGAGSVTLVRDTGEIPRGIPLPQLPDLGQLSFPLVTGALAVAAIILVQGSGVAEAAPNRDGTPSNANRDFVAQGIGSVAAGFFRGQPVGGSLGQTALNRTVGGRTRWAAICSGLWMIVILVACSRVIGLVAMPTLAAVLVYAAAKSLRPGAFMAILRTGPTSQIAVVTTFCATLFLPVSAAVGIGVSLSLLLQLNQEAMDLKVVQLTPVVGGRWTEHAAPEKLPSYQATVLDVYGSLLYAGSRTLRVRLPDPAGAEAPTVVLRLRGRTAVGATFVKVMADYAAALNAVGGRLYLSGVDHAVAELLRRTERPDLTEPIGVFEATELLGESTGQALREAEAWAVRRRPL; from the coding sequence GTGAGCGCTCGTCCTGTACTTCGGTGGCTGTGGTCGATCCGGCCGGAGCGACAGCACCTACGCGCCGACGTGATCGCCGGTGTGCCCGGAGCGATCAGCAGCGTTCCCAACGGGATGGCGTCCGCGGCACTCATCGGCGTGAACCCGATCCACGGCCTCTATGCGAGCTTCGCCGGTCCGGTCGCCGGCGGATTCGCGACGAGCAGCCAGCTGATGGTGGTCACCACGACCACGGCCGCGGCCCTGGCCGCCGGATCGGCCCTGGAGGGCGTGGACGCCGCGGATCGGCCGCAGGCCCTGCTGCTGTTGACGATCATCGCCGGCCTGGTGATGATCGCGGCCGGCGTCGCGCGGCTGGGGCGTTACACCCGCTTCGTGTCGCACTCGGTCATGACCGGCTTCCTCACCGGGATCTCGGTCAACATCCTTCTCAGCCAGTTGCCTGGCCTCACCGGCGCGTACGCCGCCGGAGAACTCGCCGTCGCGAAGGCAGTGGACCTGGTCTTCCATCCCGCCCGGATCGACGTCCCATCACTGCTCGCGGGGCTGGCCGCGCTCGGTATCCTCATCGGCCTGTCCCGGACCCGGCTGGCGGCGGTGAGTGCCTTGGTGGCGCTGGCCGTCCCGACGGCAGGCCTGGTCATCGCCGGTGCCGGCAGTGTGACCCTGGTGCGGGACACCGGAGAGATTCCTCGCGGGATTCCGCTGCCGCAACTGCCGGACCTCGGCCAGCTGTCGTTTCCCTTGGTCACCGGGGCTCTGGCTGTCGCGGCCATCATCCTCGTCCAGGGCAGCGGTGTCGCCGAAGCGGCACCGAACCGGGACGGCACGCCCTCGAACGCGAACCGGGACTTCGTTGCCCAGGGCATCGGCAGCGTCGCGGCCGGCTTCTTCCGCGGTCAGCCGGTCGGCGGCTCGCTCGGCCAGACCGCACTGAACCGGACGGTCGGCGGCCGCACCAGGTGGGCGGCGATCTGTTCAGGTCTCTGGATGATCGTGATCCTGGTCGCCTGCTCCAGAGTGATCGGGCTCGTCGCCATGCCCACGCTGGCGGCCGTTCTCGTCTACGCGGCCGCCAAGTCGCTCCGGCCAGGTGCGTTCATGGCGATCCTGCGCACCGGCCCCACCTCTCAGATCGCGGTCGTCACAACCTTCTGCGCAACCCTCTTCTTGCCGGTCTCCGCCGCGGTCGGCATCGGTGTGTCGCTGTCGCTCCTGCTGCAGCTCAACCAGGAGGCCATGGACCTCAAGGTCGTCCAGCTGACACCCGTCGTCGGTGGCCGGTGGACCGAACACGCGGCTCCCGAGAAGTTGCCCAGCTACCAGGCGACCGTCCTCGACGTCTACGGGAGCCTGCTCTACGCCGGCTCCCGCACCCTGCGAGTCAGGCTGCCGGACCCGGCCGGCGCCGAGGCGCCAACCGTCGTACTGCGACTACGCGGCCGAACGGCTGTCGGCGCAACGTTCGTCAAGGTCATGGCCGACTACGCCGCCGCACTGAACGCTGTCGGCGGCCGGTTGTACCTCAGCGGAGTCGACCACGCAGTCGCCGAGCTGCTGCGTCGTACCGAACGGCCGGACCTTACCGAACCGATCGGCGTCTTCGAGGCGACCGAGTTGCTCGGGGAATCGACCGGGCAGGCCCTGCGGGAGGCGGAGGCCTGGGCGGTCCGGCGCCGACCGCTGTGA
- a CDS encoding AI-2E family transporter yields the protein MSAGSTESRDGRAPAADPPPTADSPPAPDSPPAPWALPRGVVVLLGTAAAVLTAAGVRSFSDIVGPVFLALVLTIAASPLRRLLVRRGVKGWIAALIALVVVNVFLLGVAAALAYSVAKLASLLPTYQDQFADIVDDARGWLADRGVGDEQLQAALQGLDLARFLDVLQGWLNGLLGIFSDLALIVVVLFFMGIDAAHFTDRVREAARARPDITGALTGFARGTTRYLVVSTVFGLIVAVFDVGVLYLLDIPLPWLWGLLALITNYIPNVGFFIGVIPPALLGLLDQGWATLVWVIVAYSVINFIIQSIIQPKIVGEAVGLSTTLTFLSLVFWAWILGPMGAVLAIPLSLLVKALLLDADPCTRWMGGLISGDPLPEDAPTETSADLPPAEVTTEHVG from the coding sequence ATGTCCGCAGGCTCCACGGAGTCCCGCGACGGCCGGGCGCCGGCCGCCGACCCACCGCCTACCGCCGACTCACCGCCCGCTCCCGACTCACCGCCTGCCCCCTGGGCGCTCCCGCGCGGAGTCGTCGTTCTGCTCGGGACCGCAGCCGCGGTCCTGACGGCCGCTGGAGTACGCAGCTTCTCCGACATCGTCGGACCCGTCTTCCTCGCCCTCGTACTGACGATCGCCGCGAGTCCACTGCGCCGGCTGCTGGTCAGGCGAGGAGTCAAGGGGTGGATTGCCGCACTGATCGCACTCGTGGTCGTGAACGTCTTCCTGCTGGGAGTGGCGGCGGCGCTGGCCTACTCGGTCGCCAAGCTGGCGAGCCTGCTGCCCACCTATCAGGACCAGTTCGCCGACATCGTCGACGATGCCCGCGGCTGGCTGGCCGACCGTGGCGTGGGCGACGAGCAACTCCAGGCCGCCCTGCAGGGGCTCGACCTCGCGAGGTTCCTCGACGTGCTGCAGGGCTGGCTCAACGGACTTCTCGGGATCTTCTCGGACCTCGCCCTCATCGTCGTCGTCTTGTTCTTCATGGGCATCGATGCCGCCCACTTCACGGACCGCGTGCGCGAGGCGGCGCGGGCCAGGCCGGACATCACCGGTGCCCTGACCGGCTTCGCGCGTGGTACGACGCGCTACCTGGTCGTCTCCACCGTCTTCGGGCTGATCGTCGCCGTGTTCGACGTCGGGGTCCTCTACCTGCTGGACATCCCGCTGCCCTGGCTGTGGGGCCTGCTCGCCCTGATCACCAACTACATCCCGAACGTCGGATTCTTCATCGGGGTGATCCCGCCCGCCCTGCTGGGACTCCTCGACCAGGGCTGGGCGACCTTGGTGTGGGTGATCGTGGCCTACAGCGTCATCAACTTCATCATCCAGTCGATCATCCAGCCGAAGATCGTCGGCGAGGCGGTCGGCCTGTCCACGACACTCACCTTCCTGTCCCTCGTCTTCTGGGCCTGGATCCTCGGCCCGATGGGCGCCGTCCTGGCCATCCCGCTCTCGCTGCTGGTGAAGGCCCTGCTCCTGGACGCCGATCCCTGCACCCGCTGGATGGGCGGCCTCATCTCCGGTGACCCACTCCCGGAGGACGCCCCAACCGAGACCTCGGCGGACCTCCCCCCTGCCGAAGTCACCACCGAACACGTCGGATAG
- a CDS encoding DUF7144 family membrane protein, protein MTDKRTIDPQAESGWAMTGVAFAATMLLMIGAFQAIAGFAAIIDDEYFVRVRGYAFDLDITAWGWIHLILGLALVATGIGLFSRAVWAGVIAVFLTVLSAVDNFFFIPYAPFWSLLLIALDVWVIWALTRPRALRA, encoded by the coding sequence ATGACCGACAAACGCACGATCGACCCGCAGGCCGAGTCGGGCTGGGCGATGACCGGAGTCGCGTTCGCCGCCACCATGCTGCTGATGATCGGTGCCTTCCAGGCGATCGCCGGGTTCGCCGCGATCATCGACGACGAGTACTTCGTGCGCGTCCGGGGTTACGCCTTCGATCTGGACATCACCGCCTGGGGGTGGATCCACCTGATCCTGGGCCTGGCGCTCGTCGCGACCGGCATCGGACTGTTCAGCCGGGCAGTCTGGGCAGGGGTGATCGCTGTCTTCCTGACGGTGCTGAGTGCGGTCGACAACTTCTTCTTCATCCCCTACGCGCCGTTCTGGTCGCTGCTGCTGATCGCGCTCGATGTCTGGGTCATCTGGGCGCTGACGCGTCCGCGCGCGCTCCGCGCCTGA
- a CDS encoding phage holin family protein: protein MSTPLVRTGDVGRIVATFVTSVLALAFAAAVLPGLGFSSFPQLLASAAAALLVGALVRPVLVAMSAAIGWLAVLLMAVLGQAVILSLALSLIPGVEAESFWVVLAAAWIAAAATTIVAWMCTSGTPEAFTAALVRRTRKQRRPVDDPEAPGVIFVQLDGVPFPVLRWQLLAATLPTAGRWIRERGYRLVEWTPVLPPTTPASQLGILHGRIDGVPAFRWYDRVLGRVLVANRAADAAEIERRASDGRGLLADGGVSISNLFSGDAERSLLTMSKLELKRGSADTRRRVAWYLARPDGFAGSVFGAVAEIARERFEARRQRRRDVRPRGHRGWLFAGMRAVTNVVLRDLNTALVAEEMIRGTRSVYVDYVDYDEVAHHAGALRPESLDALDRLDHVLECLEAVAAAAPRPYRLVILSDHGQSQGAIFADRYGVDLSTVCSQLTAARVEAVEQAVEGWGRLNGLLADLSGGGTSRQRAAHDAALRVERRSAPPAVTAGSELVVLGSGNLGLVYAAEERRLTMEDINDRWPALIPGLVNHDGVGFVAVLSAEHGPLAVGPTGVHRLSDATVTGDDPLELFGPQISADLLRAVSMPEAPDLYVNSAVGRDTGEVSAFEGLVGSHGGLGGWQGRALLLAPPDLLIPDQPIRGAHELHRVLVGYLEQLGQRSGIARDAADV from the coding sequence GTGTCCACGCCGCTGGTCCGCACCGGCGATGTCGGCCGGATCGTCGCCACCTTTGTCACCTCGGTCCTGGCCCTGGCCTTCGCGGCCGCCGTGCTGCCCGGTCTCGGGTTCTCGTCGTTCCCGCAGTTGCTCGCGTCGGCCGCGGCAGCGTTGCTGGTCGGTGCGCTGGTGCGCCCGGTGCTGGTCGCCATGAGCGCGGCGATCGGATGGCTGGCCGTGCTCCTGATGGCGGTGCTCGGACAGGCCGTGATCCTTTCGCTGGCGCTCTCGCTGATCCCGGGGGTCGAGGCGGAGTCGTTCTGGGTCGTGCTCGCCGCTGCCTGGATCGCGGCGGCCGCGACGACGATCGTGGCGTGGATGTGTACGTCCGGCACGCCTGAGGCCTTCACGGCGGCCTTGGTACGGCGGACGCGAAAGCAGCGTCGGCCGGTCGACGATCCCGAGGCTCCGGGCGTCATCTTCGTCCAGCTGGACGGTGTGCCCTTCCCGGTGCTGCGCTGGCAGTTGCTGGCGGCAACGCTTCCCACCGCGGGGCGGTGGATCCGCGAACGTGGGTATCGCCTGGTGGAGTGGACGCCGGTGCTGCCGCCGACCACACCGGCAAGCCAGTTGGGAATTCTGCACGGCCGCATCGACGGAGTACCCGCGTTCCGGTGGTACGACCGGGTGCTCGGACGCGTGCTGGTGGCGAACCGGGCCGCCGACGCCGCCGAGATCGAGCGCCGCGCCTCCGACGGCCGCGGCCTGCTGGCGGACGGCGGCGTGAGTATCTCGAATCTGTTCAGCGGTGACGCCGAGCGGTCGCTGCTGACGATGAGCAAGCTGGAGCTCAAGCGTGGTTCTGCCGATACCCGTCGCCGCGTCGCCTGGTACCTGGCCAGGCCCGACGGGTTCGCCGGCAGCGTTTTCGGCGCGGTCGCCGAGATCGCCCGGGAGAGGTTCGAAGCGCGGCGGCAACGGCGCCGCGACGTTCGCCCGCGCGGTCACCGTGGCTGGCTCTTCGCCGGAATGCGTGCGGTGACCAACGTCGTGCTGCGGGACCTCAACACGGCGCTGGTGGCGGAGGAGATGATCCGTGGGACGCGGTCCGTGTACGTCGACTATGTCGACTACGACGAGGTGGCTCATCACGCCGGCGCGTTGCGACCGGAATCCTTGGACGCACTGGATCGGCTCGATCATGTGCTCGAGTGCCTGGAGGCGGTCGCCGCGGCGGCACCGCGACCGTACCGGTTGGTCATCCTGTCCGACCACGGTCAGTCCCAGGGAGCGATCTTCGCCGATCGCTACGGGGTCGACCTCTCCACGGTCTGTTCGCAGCTGACCGCGGCGCGGGTCGAAGCCGTCGAGCAGGCGGTCGAGGGCTGGGGTCGCTTGAACGGCCTCCTGGCCGACCTGTCCGGCGGTGGGACCAGCAGGCAGCGGGCCGCCCACGACGCCGCGCTGCGCGTCGAGCGCCGCTCGGCACCGCCTGCGGTGACCGCCGGCTCGGAGCTGGTGGTTCTCGGGTCGGGCAACCTCGGCCTGGTGTACGCCGCCGAGGAACGCCGGCTGACGATGGAGGACATCAACGATCGCTGGCCGGCGCTCATCCCGGGGCTGGTCAATCACGACGGGGTCGGTTTCGTTGCGGTCCTGAGTGCCGAGCACGGGCCCCTGGCCGTCGGGCCGACCGGCGTGCACCGGCTCTCCGACGCGACGGTGACCGGCGACGACCCGCTGGAGTTGTTCGGACCACAGATTTCCGCGGACCTGCTGCGAGCGGTTTCGATGCCGGAGGCTCCCGATCTCTACGTCAACAGCGCCGTCGGCCGGGACACCGGTGAGGTTTCCGCGTTCGAGGGCCTCGTCGGGTCTCACGGCGGACTCGGCGGATGGCAGGGGCGGGCACTGCTGCTGGCCCCGCCGGACCTGCTGATCCCGGACCAGCCGATCCGCGGAGCGCATGAACTCCACCGCGTGCTCGTCGGCTATCTCGAACAGCTCGGACAGCGAAGCGGGATCGCGCGCGACGCGGCGGATGTCTGA
- a CDS encoding phospholipase D family protein yields MSNLSGREATLDGEDVTMIDHSTGQWFLRPDERGNPGTDIDRMGDVDGSWAEGNLVRPLIHGATYFRRLYEELCALRAGDHVYFTDWRGDADQLLLPEGPTIGAVLCDLARAGIEVRALLWRSHSDHLQFNARENRRLGTELNEAGAEVLLDQRVRRMSSHHQKLFVIRHRGEPERDVAYVGGIDLSHQRRDDREHLGDPQQAPMDPRYGARTPWHDAALELRGPVVGDLLRTFVERWDDRHPLDRRTPYRMVVQRLARMPRHPKPLTEMFPDPPPAGPHAVQVLRTYAYKHPGYPFAPAGERSIARAYRKAFGNARTLIYLEDQYLWSELIAQGIHDALERSPELRVIIVVPRYPDADGALSGPPARFGQLRAVRMLRRIAPERVGVYNLENAAGSPIYVHAKICIVDDVWFTCGSDNFNRRSWTCDSELTCAVLDATPDDRVFVAEGSLRLARDLRMEVWSEHLGRPCHSMTRLDPAAAFDLWQRTAADLEAWYARGSKGERPPGQIRPHVTQRVSRFQALWAEPLYRLIYDPDGRPRGMRRRGEF; encoded by the coding sequence ATGAGCAACCTCAGCGGCCGGGAAGCAACACTCGACGGGGAGGACGTGACGATGATCGACCACAGCACCGGTCAGTGGTTCCTTCGTCCGGACGAGCGCGGCAATCCCGGCACCGACATCGACCGGATGGGGGACGTGGACGGGTCCTGGGCCGAGGGCAACCTGGTCCGTCCGCTGATTCACGGGGCGACCTACTTCCGTCGTCTGTACGAGGAGCTGTGTGCGCTGCGTGCCGGCGACCACGTCTACTTCACCGATTGGCGTGGCGACGCCGATCAGTTGCTGTTGCCCGAGGGTCCGACGATCGGAGCCGTGCTGTGCGACCTGGCGCGAGCGGGGATCGAGGTCCGGGCTTTGCTCTGGCGATCGCACTCGGACCACCTGCAGTTCAACGCACGGGAGAACCGGCGGCTCGGGACGGAGCTGAACGAGGCCGGCGCCGAGGTGCTGCTCGACCAGCGGGTACGACGGATGTCCTCGCATCACCAGAAACTGTTCGTCATCCGGCATCGCGGCGAACCGGAGCGCGATGTCGCGTACGTCGGCGGCATCGACCTGTCACACCAGCGCCGCGACGACCGCGAGCACCTCGGGGATCCACAGCAGGCGCCGATGGATCCCCGGTACGGCGCCCGCACGCCGTGGCATGATGCCGCGCTGGAGTTGCGGGGACCGGTCGTCGGTGACCTCCTCCGCACCTTCGTCGAGCGATGGGACGACCGCCATCCGCTGGACCGGCGGACGCCGTACCGGATGGTCGTGCAACGTCTCGCCCGGATGCCCCGTCATCCGAAACCGCTGACCGAGATGTTCCCCGATCCACCGCCGGCCGGGCCGCACGCCGTACAGGTGCTGCGTACGTATGCCTACAAGCATCCCGGCTATCCGTTCGCACCCGCGGGGGAGCGGAGCATCGCCCGGGCCTATCGCAAGGCGTTCGGCAACGCCCGGACGCTGATCTATCTCGAGGACCAGTACCTGTGGTCCGAGCTGATCGCGCAAGGGATCCACGATGCCCTCGAGCGGTCGCCAGAACTCCGCGTGATCATCGTCGTGCCGCGGTACCCGGATGCCGACGGCGCGCTGAGCGGCCCCCCGGCACGCTTCGGACAGCTGCGCGCGGTGCGGATGCTGCGGCGGATCGCGCCCGAACGCGTCGGGGTCTACAACCTTGAGAACGCCGCTGGGTCGCCCATCTACGTGCACGCGAAGATCTGCATCGTCGACGACGTGTGGTTCACCTGCGGCTCGGACAACTTCAACCGGCGCTCCTGGACCTGTGACAGTGAACTCACCTGCGCCGTCCTGGACGCGACCCCCGACGACCGGGTGTTCGTTGCCGAGGGCTCCCTTCGGCTTGCGCGGGACCTGCGGATGGAGGTGTGGTCGGAGCATCTCGGCCGGCCGTGTCACAGTATGACGCGGCTGGACCCGGCGGCGGCCTTCGACCTGTGGCAGCGCACCGCCGCGGATCTGGAAGCCTGGTACGCCAGGGGCAGCAAGGGCGAGCGCCCACCCGGACAGATCCGCCCGCACGTGACGCAACGAGTGAGCCGTTTCCAGGCACTGTGGGCGGAACCGCTCTATCGGCTGATCTACGACCCCGACGGCCGGCCTCGCGGGATGCGCCGGCGCGGGGAGTTCTGA
- a CDS encoding YhjD/YihY/BrkB family envelope integrity protein: protein MFTTIAQRLEHTFPGRCAGSFLALRGVDRAMVIASQALTALIPLLLLVSTLAPANRRDVVAQGFVRRFELSGNAAEAVREVFARPVGGSSIGVLSVVILVFSAMSLARRVQRLYQDAWQLDAVGGVRGRLTTFVGLGALLLQIALLSLARSAVRPLPLDWLLSVTASVLTGVVLWICVPWLLLDGRVHWRRLVPSGVIASLCAAAYSSASTVYMPRMMETNSARYGLFGVTLALVGWLLCISLILVVATVIGAEFDRSQGRLARQVRSWLGADAGPGQLISPSKDEAA, encoded by the coding sequence ATGTTCACCACGATCGCCCAGCGGCTGGAGCACACGTTCCCGGGCCGGTGTGCCGGCTCATTCCTGGCCTTGCGCGGTGTGGACCGGGCGATGGTGATCGCCTCGCAGGCGCTGACGGCGCTCATACCCCTGCTTCTCCTGGTCTCGACGCTCGCTCCGGCGAACCGCCGCGACGTCGTCGCGCAGGGATTCGTCCGGCGGTTCGAGCTGAGCGGCAACGCCGCCGAGGCGGTCAGAGAGGTGTTCGCGCGGCCGGTGGGCGGATCGAGCATCGGAGTACTGAGCGTGGTGATCTTGGTCTTCTCGGCGATGTCGCTCGCCCGCCGGGTGCAGCGGCTCTACCAGGACGCCTGGCAGCTCGATGCTGTCGGGGGCGTTCGTGGCAGGCTCACGACGTTTGTCGGCCTGGGTGCCTTGCTGCTGCAGATCGCTTTGCTGTCCCTGGCACGCTCAGCGGTGCGGCCGCTGCCGTTGGACTGGCTGCTCAGCGTCACGGCCTCGGTCCTGACCGGGGTGGTGCTGTGGATCTGCGTTCCGTGGCTGCTGCTCGACGGCCGGGTCCACTGGCGACGGCTGGTGCCCTCTGGCGTGATAGCGAGCCTCTGCGCCGCCGCGTACAGCAGCGCCTCCACTGTCTACATGCCGCGGATGATGGAGACCAACAGCGCGCGGTACGGCCTCTTCGGCGTCACCCTGGCGCTGGTCGGCTGGCTGCTGTGCATTTCGCTGATCCTGGTCGTCGCGACCGTGATCGGCGCGGAATTCGACCGCAGCCAGGGCAGGCTCGCCCGCCAGGTGCGTTCGTGGCTGGGAGCTGATGCCGGCCCCGGTCAGTTGATTTCCCCCAGCAAGGATGAGGCGGCCTAG
- a CDS encoding RDD family protein, translating to MRTDEHVSIVPREAQPYQGRRAGLVTRSLAGVIDGVVVVVAVLAGYLAVNGLRFLVNPRGFQFSEASPLPSVATALLVLVVYLCVAWATTGRTYGCHVMGLRVVGRHGGRVRPVVALLRAVFCALFPLGLLLCAGGRHHSSLQDLALRTSVIYDWRPGQITMRS from the coding sequence ATGAGAACGGACGAGCACGTGTCGATCGTCCCGCGGGAGGCCCAGCCGTACCAGGGACGACGGGCGGGCCTGGTCACCCGATCGCTCGCCGGTGTCATCGACGGCGTCGTCGTGGTGGTAGCGGTGCTGGCCGGCTATCTGGCCGTCAACGGGCTGAGGTTCCTCGTCAATCCACGGGGTTTCCAGTTCAGTGAGGCATCGCCGCTGCCCAGTGTGGCGACGGCGCTGCTGGTGCTCGTCGTCTACCTCTGCGTCGCATGGGCGACCACCGGACGGACATACGGCTGTCACGTCATGGGACTACGGGTGGTCGGTCGTCATGGGGGACGGGTGCGGCCGGTCGTCGCGTTGCTGCGGGCCGTCTTCTGTGCCCTGTTCCCGCTCGGTCTGCTGTTGTGTGCCGGTGGCCGTCACCACAGTTCACTGCAGGACCTCGCCCTGCGTACGTCAGTCATCTACGACTGGCGGCCCGGACAGATCACGATGAGGAGTTGA
- a CDS encoding DUF7144 family membrane protein: protein MADTDRPAATPRHQAPQPSTESGVRLPGLERRGWAGPIIFAALMMIILGFFHAFQGLIALLSDGYYLVGKNRLAIQVDYTVWGWVQLAVGAVVCAAGFCLLLGQLWARIVGVILAVVSVLVNAGFLAAYPIWCTIMIAFDILVIWALTFHGREVRTGDEAGVIPY, encoded by the coding sequence ATGGCGGACACCGACCGGCCGGCGGCGACGCCGAGGCATCAGGCACCGCAGCCATCGACGGAGTCCGGCGTACGCCTGCCGGGGCTGGAGCGGCGAGGCTGGGCCGGCCCGATCATCTTCGCCGCCTTGATGATGATCATTCTCGGCTTCTTCCACGCCTTCCAGGGGCTCATTGCCTTGCTCAGCGATGGGTACTACCTGGTCGGCAAGAACAGACTGGCGATCCAGGTCGACTACACGGTGTGGGGCTGGGTGCAGTTGGCCGTCGGGGCGGTAGTCTGTGCGGCGGGGTTCTGTCTGCTCCTCGGTCAACTGTGGGCTCGGATCGTCGGTGTGATTCTCGCCGTCGTCAGTGTTCTGGTGAACGCCGGGTTCCTCGCGGCCTATCCGATCTGGTGCACGATCATGATCGCCTTCGACATCCTGGTGATCTGGGCACTGACCTTCCATGGTCGCGAGGTGCGGACCGGGGATGAGGCCGGCGTAATTCCGTACTGA